The following proteins are encoded in a genomic region of Pseudorca crassidens isolate mPseCra1 chromosome 1, mPseCra1.hap1, whole genome shotgun sequence:
- the LOC137221430 gene encoding acyl-coenzyme A thioesterase 6-like isoform X2 encodes MLQHPKVKGPSIGLLGFSKGGDLCLSMASFLKGITATAVINACVANTIAPLHYKDMIIPNLSSDPGKYKITESGLLNLEDIWNDPLEKPNHRSLIPLEKAQGPFLFIVGMDDHSWKSEFYAQIASERLQAHGKDRPQIIYYPGTGHCIDPPYFPLCRASVHAVLDQPVFYGGEPKAHSRAQVDAWQQIQTFFHKHLDGKTSVKPSKL; translated from the exons ATGCTGCAACATCCAAAG GTGAAAGGCCCTAGTATTGGGCTTCTTGGCTTCTCCAAAGGAGGTGACCTGTGTCTCTCAATGGCCTCTTTCTTGAAGGGCATCACAGCTACTGCAGTTATTAATGCCTGTGTGGCCAACACAATAGCTCCTCTGCATTACAAGGATATGATTATTCCTAATCTCAGCAGTGAcccaggaaaatataaaatcactGAGTCAGGCCTTTTGAATTTGGAGGATATTTGGAATGACCCACTGGAGAAACCCAACCACCGAAGTCTTATTCCATTGGAAAAGGCCCAGGGACCCTTCCTGTTTATCGTTGGCATGGATGATCATAGCTGGAAGAGTGAATTCTATGCTCAGATAGCCTCTGAACGGTTACAAGCCCATGGGAAAGACAGACCCCAGATAATCTACTACCCAGGAACTGGCCATTGTATTGATCCGccttattttcctctttgtagAGCCTCTGTGCATGCAGTTTTGGACCAACCAGTATTCTATGGAGGTGAGCCAAAGGCTCACTCAAGGGCACAGGTAGATGCCTGGCAGCAAATCCAAACTTTCTTCCATAAACACCTCGATGGTAAAACATCTGTCAAGCCCAGCAAATTGTAA